A single region of the Halichondria panicea chromosome 10, odHalPani1.1, whole genome shotgun sequence genome encodes:
- the LOC135342231 gene encoding uncharacterized protein LOC135342231, with translation MEYTRYLLCCLVLCLSSVPGGWSEDQEKGKAPVTEGKLPASSGDDTTLLSLKSLLIVVAVILVLAAGFLLYRYCRSARKKGTRMRYTRVKNSAGGDLERVAEDEYHDDQDEEETVYDKP, from the exons ATGGAGTACACTCGCTACCTCCTCTGTTGTCTAGTGCTCTGTCTCTCAAGTGTGCCTGGTGGGTGGTCAGAAGATCAAGAGAAGGGCAAAGCGCCAGTGACAGAGGGGAAATTACCGGCATCATCTGGAGATGACACCACCCTCCTCAGTCTCAAGAGCCTGTTGATAGTT GTTGCCGTGATTCTGGTGTTGGCAGCTGGGTTCCTGCTCTACCGATACTGTCGCTCAGCAAGAAAAAAGGGGACTAGAATGAG gtaCACTCGTGTGAAGAATAGTGCTGGAGGAGATTTGGAGCGGGTGGCAGAGGACGAGTACCATGACGACCAGGACGAGGAAGAAACTGTTTATGATAAACCATAA
- the LOC135342208 gene encoding grpE protein homolog 1, mitochondrial-like: MLSRWSLRVPYRYCRTARRVQCNSTVANSRLVAAPKRDHIPRTPCIPQYMGTWTDRIKGRWQSGDQTKDDNKTDEVKSEVTADGGDSSELQQALNEREEQIKASDEKIKDLQDKYLRALAEAENTRTRLTRQVEDAKKYGIQDFSKDVVEVADILDTAVGSVKTEDLKDNKPLANLLEGLKITEAELHKVMKKNGLQKIDQDGVTFDPNIHEALFEVPGKKAGMVAVVSRVGYILHGRTIRPARVGVVKVTDS, translated from the exons ATGCTAAGTCGCTGGAGCCTCAGAGTGCCGTACAGATACTGTAGAACTGCTCGACGGGTCCAATGCAACAGTACAGTGGCCAATTCGAGACTGGTCGCGGCTCCTAAGAGAGACCACATACCCAGAACACCCTGTATCCCTCAGTACATGGGCACATGGACTGACAGAATTAAGGGGCGCTGGCAATCAGGAGATCAGACTAAGGATGACAATAAAACTGATGAA GTGAAGTCTGAGGTGACTGCTGATGGTGGAGACAGTTCTGAGCTGCAACAAGCGCTCAATGAGAGGGAGGAACAAATCAAAGCCAGTGATGAAAAGATTAAAGACTTGCAG gacaagTACTTGCGTGCTCTGGCTGAAGCTGAGAACACTCGTACCCGGTTAACAAGACAGGTGGAAGACGCCAAGAAGTACGGGATACAAGATTTCTCGAAAGATGTTGTCGAAGTTGCTGACATTCTGGATACAGCAGTAGGCAGTGTGAAGACTGAGGACTTGAAAGATAACAAACCGCTGGCCAATTTGTTAGAGGGTCTAAAAATAACCGAAGCAGAACTACACAAAGTCATGAAAAAGAACGGGTTACAGAAGATTGATCAAGACGgagtgacctttgaccccaacaTCCACGAGGCTTTGTTCGAGGTTCCGGGCAAGAAGGCGGGCATGGTTGCCGTGGTTTCCAGGGTCGGCTACATACTTCATGGGAGGACAATCAGACCAGCTAGAGTAGGAGTAGTCAAGGTAACTGACTCTTAG
- the LOC135342193 gene encoding cyclic AMP-responsive element-binding protein 3-like protein 2 gives MEDSPCSDLNLFEGMDGFEKFDPLDDSSLLAILDDLEEGTLLSLLGNETLVSDVAGEMRIDDKIDDFPLMVETREQPQCSPFTSSDVLSHDILDNASSNSPAQIETVTVLRKRSNKDSSKSPLKRARLNTDQLLSCVRHDHSYATVSHHVTEGGVAKQLRTLVGSSSSDEEGSLSDAGYDTMSSSTSPGNNSTVSSSPPVPTAGSSGLPLTAKADPAAFIDARIQHFMCRCEVNLTEEEKETLKAEGLPIPTTLPLTKTEEKALRGVRRKLRNKMAAQESRKRKKEHLSLLEDKCKQYVGENHHLNKKVEALETENKTLKAEINKLQKLLGTQGNTGKTTRVGACLMVIVLCFAVFFGSLTPHNLWSRPSAAYSTSSVRSRSLLSLDETSTLQTLASTWLRDIFIPQTSTQEEYTAPLPLSMSEDHPPLLHGPLSYYQHVYHQFSGLLNVTIPPRSCSSENVSNFNCF, from the exons ATGGAAGACAGTCCCTGTTCTGACCTGAATCTGTTTGAGGGCATGGATGGATTTGAGAAGTTTGACCCTCTTGATGACTCCTCACTACTAGCTATACTGGATGATCTAGAGGAAGGAACACTCCTCTCTCTGCTAGGAAACGAAACTCTGGTCAGTGATGTCGCCGGTGAAATGAGGATTGACGACAAAATCGATGATTTTCCTCTGATGGTGGAAACAAGAgagcaaccacaatgtagtccCTTCACCTCCAGTGATGtactgtcacatgacatttTGGACAATGCATCGTCTAACTCACCAGCACAGATTGAGACAGTCACTGTATTACGAAAACGATCGAATAAAGACTCTTCGAAAAGCCCTCTAAAGCGTGCCAGACTGAACACAGATCAACTGCTCTCGTGTGTGCGGCATGACCACTCTTATGCTACCGTCTCCCATCATGTGACTGAGGGGGGCGTGGCCAAGCAGCTGAGAACACTAGTCGGCAGTAGCAGCAGTGATGAGGAAGGTAGCCTATCAGATGCAG GATATGATACAATGTCTTCCTCAACATCGCCTGGTAACAACAGTACAGTGTCCTCCTCTCCTCCTGTACCCACGGCTGGTTCCTCTGGACTCCCTCTGACGGCTAAAGCTGACCCAGCAGCTTTCATTGATGCCAGGATACAG catttCATGTGTCGTTGTGAGGTGAACTTGACTGAGGAAGAGAAGGAAACACTCAAGGCAGAGGGACTACCCATACCCACCACACTGCCACTCACCAAG acagaggaGAAAGCATTGCGTGGAGTTCGCAGAAAACTTAGAAACAAG ATGGCAGCCCAAGAGAGTAGGAAGAGAAAGAAAGAGCATCTCTCTCTGTTGGAAGATAA GTGCAAGCAATACGTTGGAGAGAACCACCATCTCAATAAGAAAGTGGAAGCCCTAGAGACTGAGAACAA AACCTTGAAAGCTGAGATCAACAAACTGCAGAAGCTTCTTGGCACACAGGGAAACACTGGGAAGACCACTCGAGTTGGAGCTTGTCTAATG GTGATTGTTCTCTGCTTTGCCGTGTTCTTTGGCAGCCTCACCCCTCACAACCTGTGGTCTCGTCCCAGTGCTGCCTACTCCACCTCCTCTG TTCGATCGCGATCGCTCCTCTCTCTGGATGAAACCTCCACTCTCCAAACCCTCGCTAGTACGTGGCTCAGGGACATCTTCATACCCCAGACGTCCACTCAAGAGGAGTACACTGCCCCCCTCCCACTCAGCATGTCTGAAGACCACCCTCCACTACTGCACGGGCCGTTAAGCTATTATCAGCATGTCTACCACCAATTCTCTGGACTATTGAACGTCACTATACCCCCACGTAGTTGTAGCTCAGAAAATGTCTCTAATTTTAACTGCTTCTAG
- the LOC135342194 gene encoding protein-serine O-palmitoleoyltransferase porcupine-like, translating into MDIHWILYSCIVPVTVQGVQISLPLVGISVLLRLCVLWGRLSSGVINTLAALLGVGALWMFYQTGVLYFAVLCLLVYVLLQTLTKHKGAIVAIVCVSFLIICEGYIEQAEVWHRVRGSFLVLVMKVISLSFDLDVTTNKRGERIPPTIAAVPSFDSFVAYCFFPGTLVFGPFVTYTEHSKFLTKSPLSAPWLYSVLRSWLLCLLCLAMSSCVFSFLFPEPAWNKWLAAYSAAASFRFSHYFVSFLSESTVLAAGIGYQTSTTSTHRSSTSYSWSDFAVVRPLFIELPRSLGTVVTNWNLPMHLFLKSYVFKPSISYLGKFGAILCTYIASAVLHGLNFQLAAVLLSIGVYAYIENVLRYRLSVHLNACVMDRPCPINCSHQHKKGSPLAWIVNIFFTLLAMFHLAYLGLMFGAQSHSESELQAKGFSMFHTLRKWSHLNFLSHWVALVSYFIYLLL; encoded by the exons ATGGATATCCACTGGATACTCTACAGTTGTATAGTACCTGTCACAGTGCAGGGAGTGCAGATCTCCCTACCATTGGTGGGCATATCAGTTCTGCTCAGACTATGTGTGCTGTGGGGTAGACTCAGCTCTGGAGTCATCAACACACTAGCTGCCCTCCTGGGAGTGGGAGCACTGTGGATGTTCTATCAAACTGGAGTGCTGTACTTTGCTGTGCTGTGTCTGCTGGTGTATGTATTACTGCAAACACTGACTAAACACAAGGGGGCAATCGTTGCAATTGTCTGCGTCTCTTTTCTGATAATCTG TGAGGGGTACATAGAGCAGGCTGAGGTATGGCACAGGGTCAGAG GTTCATTCCTTGTACTCGTGATGAAGGTGATCTCTTTGTCCTTTGACCTCGACGTCACCACTAACAAGAGGGGAGAGAGGATTCCCCCAACCATCGCAGCTGTCCCTAGCTTCGACAGCTTTGTCGCCTACTGTTTCTTCCCCGGCACTTTAGTATTTGGACCATTTGTGACTTACACTGAGCACTCCAAATTCCTAACCAAATCTCCATTG AGTGCCCCCTGGCTGTACAGCGTGCTGAGGAGCTGGCTCTTATGTCTCCTCTGTCTGGCAATGTCCTCCTGTGTCTTCTCATTCCTCTTCCCTGAGCCAGCATGGAACAA GTGGCTTGCAGCGTACTCTGCAGCTGCCTCATTCCGATTCAGCCACTATTTTGTTAGCTTCCTGTCTGAGTCCACCGTCCTTGCTGCTGGCATTGGTTACCAGACTAGCACAACAAGTACACATCGATCCTCCACTTCTTACTCATG GTCAGATTTTGCTGTAGTGCGACCATTGTTCATTGAGCTGCCCAGATCTCTGGGTACCGTGGTAACCAACTGGAACCTCCCCATGCACCTCTTCCTCAAGTCAT ATGTCTTCAAGCCCTCCATCTCATATCTGGGAAAGTTTGGAGCTATACTATGCACTTACATAGCGAGTGCTGTGCTACAT GGCCTAAATTTTCAACTTGCGGCGGTTTTGCTATCTATTGGAGTGTACGCTTACATTGAAAATG TGTTGAGGTACAGGCTGAGTGTGCATCTGAATGCCTGTGTTATGGACAGGCCTTGCCCTATCAACTGTAGCCATCAGCACAAAAAG GGGTCCCCTTTGGCGTGGATTGTCAACATTTTCTTCACTCTCCTGGCCATGTTTCACCTGGCCTATCTCGGGCTTATGTTCGGAGCTCAATCACACAGCGAGTCAGAGCTACAGGCAAAG GGTTTCTCCATGTTCCACACTCTGCGTAAGTGGTCCCACCTTAACTTCCTGAGTCACTGGGTGGCACTCGTCTCCTACTTCATCTACCTACTACTATAA
- the LOC135342196 gene encoding tRNA-queuosine alpha-mannosyltransferase-like, with product MAEEDCSTVLYIEPYYGGSHQQLMDLLMEELPGDLYTLPATKWHWRMRTSALHFSLTLPHKESYRTLFASSVLNLCELISLRPDLSKLHKVIYFHENQLIYPVRKRQDRDFQYGYNEVLSCLVADKVFFNSSFNMESFLSSIDSHLKLLPDHRPQGLAETIRYKCSVLYYPLKMEVPLNSPTRDIVREACCKLPIVAGSPKGQPHTNTTVKISENIGVEGLRISMETVATAHAPLHIVWPHRWEHDKGPDEFSSVITKLLDANIDFTLSILGAHTNDTPECFSSLFPRLGARLVHRGPVPRTEYWEVLVSADVVVSTARHEFFGVAMLEAVSCGCYPLCPNRLVYPELYPEECLYNTEQQLFKRLRRFCTHPHLPRQAAVHKMMCLERFHWRTLKEEYSHRLNISHCKDKQSQTLIENES from the exons GGAGACCTGTACACTTTGCCTGCAACTAAGTGGCACTGGAGAATGAGGACCTCAGCTCTGCATTTCTCACTCACATTACCTCACAAAGAGAGCTACAG GACTTTATTTGCTAGCAGTGTGCTGAATCTGTGTGAGCTGATTTCTCTCCGTCCAGACCTCAGCAAGCTACACAAGGTTATCTATTTTCATGAGAATCAGCTCATATATCCGGTACGGAAACGACAGGACAGAGATTTCCAGTATGGCTACAACGAGGTGCTGTCTTG TCTAGTTGCAGACAAAGTGTTCTTCAATTCCAGCTTCAATATGGAGTCTTTCCTCTCCTCCATCGACTCTCACTTGAAGCTCCTCCCAGACCACCGACCACAGGGACTGGCCGAGACCATCAGATATAAGTGCTCAGTGCTCTACTACCCACTAAAAATGGAAGTACCTCTCAACTCACCAACCAGAGACATTGTACGGGAAGCCTGCTGCAAGTTGCCAATAGTAGCTGGTAGCCCTAAAGGCCAACCTCATACGAATACCACTGTCAAAATTTCAGAGAACATTGGTGTAGAAGGTTTACGCATTTCTATGGAAACTGTTGCTACAGCTCACGCTCCTCTACACATTGTATGGCCCCACAGATG GGAACATGATAAAGGGCCTGATGAGTTCTCCTCTGTCATCACCAAGCTGCTGGATGCTAACATTGACTTCACACTGTCTATACTAGGAGCTCACACCAATGACACACCAG AGTGTTTCTCGAGTTTATTCCCTCGTCTGGGTGCTAGACTGGTTCACCGTGGTCCAGTGCCTCGTACAGAGTATTGGGAAGTATTGGTATCAGCTGATGTGGTCGTCTCAACAGCCAGGCACGAGTTCTTCGGAGTGGCCAT GTTGGAAGCAGTGTCTTGTGGGTGTTATCCGTTGTGTCCTAATCGATTGGTCTATCCCGAGCTTTATCCAG AGGAGTGTCTATACAACACTGAGCAACAGCTCTTTAAGAGACTCAGGAGGTTctgtacacacccacaccttcCAAGACAAGCAGCGGTACACAAAATG ATGTGTCTGGAGAGGTTTCACTGGAGGACTCTGAAAGAAGAGTACAGTCATCGTTTGAACATTTCTCATTGCAAAGATAAACAATCTCAAACACTCATAGAAAAtgaatcataa